Within Candidatus Spechtbacterales bacterium, the genomic segment AACCTGATTGGCTGCAAAACTGAGCACCGAGCACTCAAATTATTTTAAACTAAATTTTAATCTTGCCTTTAACCATCTTATAGATTGGCCTCTTTGTTTCAGTTTTATCTCTCGAACCTGCGCATCACGCTTATCTCTATATGCTTCATAATAAATTAGTTGCGGATTTTTATCTTTATGTTCTTTCATTCTTCGTTTTAAATCTTCAGTATACCCCATATAAGTCTCGCTAGTTTTAATATTTTTAATTACATAAACATAGTACATAAAAAATAATTTGAGTGCTCGGTAATACGTTGCTAAATTCGCACT encodes:
- a CDS encoding GIY-YIG nuclease family protein — translated: MSTSRRRSANLATYYRALKLFFMYYVYVIKNIKTSETYMGYTEDLKRRMKEHKDKNPQLIYYEAYRDKRDAQVREIKLKQRGQSIRWLKARLKFSLK